A genomic region of Gemmata massiliana contains the following coding sequences:
- a CDS encoding glutamate--cysteine ligase, whose translation MSTHLPGTGIDDTPVAESDLVDYFHGGAKPRSAWRVGAEFEKIAADRSTGRQIGFDDGIETVLRALALLFSWEPHYESGRLTTLTRGWSTVSVEPGGQLELSTAPSAHLAELRSELDTHLNELRAVTDPARIAWIASGVTPVSTISEIPLNPRPRHRLMAEYLPTRSAFALHMMKATASTQVTFDFADEADAGRKFALALRLGPVVNALFANAPMFGGRRTEFVSYRGHVWHGMDPDRSGLLTDLLAGEVTFARWVQLVLDVPLLLLTDGESLRPAPGVTFRTFLNRGIDGRFPTRHDWDVHLSTMFTEARLKRFLEVRGADATPAPLALAVPAIWKGLLYDADALGAATDLARHFKPEELRPLSEMASRAGLRAEYRGKPLTDWCREIVAIADAGLKHQGEDATFLDPLRAVLASGRSPGDVWSKGGAPEVLAACEYGG comes from the coding sequence ATGAGTACGCACCTGCCAGGGACCGGCATCGACGACACGCCCGTCGCTGAGAGCGACCTGGTCGACTACTTCCACGGGGGCGCGAAACCGCGTTCTGCGTGGCGCGTCGGCGCGGAGTTCGAGAAGATTGCCGCCGATCGTTCAACCGGCCGGCAAATCGGCTTCGACGACGGTATCGAAACGGTTCTGCGAGCGCTCGCACTCCTATTTTCCTGGGAACCGCACTACGAATCGGGGCGGCTCACGACGCTCACCCGTGGCTGGTCCACAGTCTCCGTGGAACCCGGCGGGCAACTCGAATTGTCTACCGCGCCCTCGGCGCACCTCGCAGAATTGCGGTCGGAACTCGACACCCACTTGAACGAACTGCGGGCCGTAACTGACCCGGCGCGGATCGCGTGGATCGCGAGCGGCGTCACGCCAGTCAGCACAATATCTGAGATTCCGCTGAACCCGCGCCCGCGGCACCGGCTCATGGCCGAGTACCTGCCGACCCGGAGCGCGTTCGCGCTTCACATGATGAAGGCGACCGCGAGCACGCAGGTCACGTTCGATTTCGCGGACGAAGCGGACGCGGGGCGCAAGTTCGCGCTCGCGCTCCGGCTCGGTCCCGTTGTGAACGCGCTGTTCGCCAATGCGCCAATGTTCGGGGGCCGGCGCACGGAGTTCGTGTCGTACCGCGGGCACGTCTGGCACGGCATGGACCCGGACCGCAGCGGGTTGCTCACGGACCTGCTCGCGGGGGAGGTCACGTTCGCGCGATGGGTACAACTTGTACTCGACGTCCCGCTCTTGCTCCTCACCGACGGCGAATCGCTTCGGCCCGCGCCGGGCGTGACGTTCCGCACGTTCCTGAACCGCGGGATCGACGGCCGGTTCCCGACGCGGCACGACTGGGACGTTCACCTCTCGACGATGTTCACCGAAGCGCGCCTGAAGCGCTTCCTCGAAGTGCGCGGCGCGGACGCGACCCCGGCCCCGCTCGCGTTGGCGGTCCCCGCGATCTGGAAGGGGCTGCTCTACGACGCGGACGCGCTCGGCGCCGCGACTGATCTCGCGCGCCACTTCAAGCCTGAAGAATTGCGCCCGCTTTCGGAAATGGCATCGCGCGCGGGGCTACGAGCAGAATACCGCGGGAAGCCGCTGACCGACTGGTGCCGCGAAATCGTGGCGATCGCGGACGCGGGTCTGAAGCATCAGGGCGAGGACGCGACGTTCCTCGACCCGCTCCGTGCGG
- a CDS encoding VOC family protein — translation MERVVGIGGVFLKTRDPKTLAAWYRDHLGVPVDPDQTYGALTSSGAGEMTVWSTFPTDTQYFGPGPATFMVNYRVKNLDAMLTQLRAAGAQVEDKVETYEYGRFGWATDPEGNRFELWEPK, via the coding sequence ATGGAGCGAGTTGTTGGGATTGGTGGCGTGTTTCTGAAGACCCGCGATCCGAAAACCCTGGCCGCCTGGTACCGTGACCACCTCGGCGTCCCGGTCGATCCGGACCAAACCTACGGGGCGCTGACCTCGTCCGGCGCGGGTGAGATGACGGTTTGGTCCACCTTCCCCACCGACACGCAATACTTCGGCCCCGGCCCGGCGACGTTCATGGTCAACTACCGGGTGAAGAATCTGGACGCCATGCTAACGCAGCTCCGCGCCGCGGGCGCCCAGGTCGAGGATAAGGTCGAGACCTACGAGTACGGCCGCTTCGGTTGGGCGACCGACCCGGAAGGCAACCGGTTCGAGTTGTGGGAGCCGAAGTAA
- a CDS encoding mandelate racemase/muconate lactonizing enzyme family protein, whose protein sequence is MRSTDIRIRDVYFDYEDFRYRAPIKFGGVALDRVTILNVRMEVESGAGKTAIGFGSMPLGNVWAFPSRVLTYDQTLGAMRYLASRVAGDYKLCGLSGHPIDITHRLEPELLLAGDDFTALHQWQEPVPKLAVLVVASAFDAALHDAYGKLHGLNCFRTYSREFLPNDLDHYLGAGFEGLHLSQFVTQEPKTRMPLYHLVGALDPVTPADVTKPIGDGLPEHLAEWIARDGLTHLKIKLNGDDLRWDADRVAAVHRVTEEAQRKRGVTKWWYSLDFNERCRDVNYLLDFILLAKLGMSQAGFERVQYIEQPTARDLKTHPENKMHAVAKQVPVVIDESLLDLESLKLSMEMGYTGVAFKACKGQTQTLLLAAAAQKYGLFRCVQDLTCVGASLIHSASIAAHVPGVAAIESNGRQYCPVANEWWKPKFPGVFAITDGTMNTAILNGPGLGAT, encoded by the coding sequence GTGCGCAGCACCGATATTCGTATCCGCGACGTGTACTTCGATTACGAAGATTTCCGCTACCGCGCGCCGATCAAGTTCGGCGGGGTCGCGCTCGACCGCGTTACGATTTTGAACGTGCGAATGGAGGTCGAGAGCGGGGCCGGGAAGACCGCGATCGGGTTCGGGTCGATGCCGCTCGGGAACGTGTGGGCGTTCCCGTCGCGTGTGCTCACTTACGACCAGACGCTCGGCGCAATGCGCTACCTCGCGTCGCGTGTGGCCGGCGACTACAAGCTGTGCGGGCTGAGCGGGCACCCCATCGACATCACGCACCGACTGGAGCCGGAACTGTTGCTCGCCGGGGACGACTTCACCGCGCTGCACCAGTGGCAGGAACCGGTGCCGAAGCTCGCTGTGCTCGTCGTCGCGTCCGCGTTCGATGCGGCCCTCCACGACGCTTACGGCAAGCTCCACGGACTGAACTGCTTCCGCACGTACAGTCGGGAGTTCCTGCCCAACGACCTCGATCACTACCTCGGCGCGGGGTTTGAGGGGCTTCACCTGAGTCAGTTCGTCACCCAGGAACCCAAAACCCGGATGCCGCTGTACCACCTCGTCGGCGCGCTCGACCCCGTCACCCCCGCGGACGTGACGAAACCCATTGGCGACGGGTTGCCCGAGCACCTCGCGGAGTGGATCGCGCGCGACGGGCTGACGCACCTGAAGATCAAGCTGAACGGCGACGATTTACGGTGGGACGCGGACCGCGTCGCGGCCGTTCACCGCGTGACGGAGGAGGCGCAGCGGAAGCGGGGCGTGACGAAGTGGTGGTACTCGCTCGACTTCAACGAGCGGTGCCGGGACGTGAACTACCTGCTCGATTTTATTCTGCTCGCCAAGCTCGGAATGTCGCAAGCAGGGTTCGAGCGCGTCCAGTACATCGAGCAGCCGACCGCGCGCGACCTCAAGACGCACCCCGAGAACAAGATGCACGCGGTGGCGAAGCAGGTGCCCGTCGTGATTGATGAATCGCTGCTCGACCTCGAATCGCTGAAGCTGTCGATGGAGATGGGTTACACCGGCGTGGCGTTCAAGGCGTGCAAGGGGCAAACACAGACGCTGTTACTGGCCGCGGCCGCGCAAAAGTACGGGTTGTTCCGGTGCGTGCAAGACCTGACGTGTGTGGGGGCGTCGCTGATTCACTCCGCGAGCATTGCGGCGCACGTGCCGGGCGTGGCAGCAATCGAATCGAACGGGCGCCAATACTGCCCCGTCGCGAACGAGTGGTGGAAGCCGAAGTTCCCGGGCGTGTTCGCCATCACGGACGGCACGATGAACACGGCGATTCTCAACGGTCCGGGTCTGGGAGCGACGTGA
- a CDS encoding class I SAM-dependent methyltransferase has product MAIPDWQLPPGVDRGLWDYFHAANMVANYDDQMRTSPLASADVAFCERSFPVPGKLVDLGCGTGRLCVHFAAKGYDCVGVDLSEEMLAKARENLPPHPPSLERKGEQKLGSEAPLPLGEGLGRGSASFVNANLVDLSVLPEGSFDFAACLFSTLGMVRGQENRAKVLANVFRLLKPGGRFVLHVHNRFFRGLGLSRVGGQFFRTLFERSSAGDITMSQAYGGAPLTLHHFMKREAVTMLWEAGFRTLDGLPLAAEGTRAGWPRALRAYGWLLLSERPEN; this is encoded by the coding sequence ATGGCAATTCCCGATTGGCAGCTCCCTCCGGGTGTGGATCGCGGCCTGTGGGATTACTTCCACGCCGCCAACATGGTCGCCAACTACGACGACCAGATGCGCACCTCACCGCTCGCGTCGGCGGACGTCGCGTTCTGTGAACGGAGCTTCCCCGTGCCCGGGAAACTCGTGGATCTGGGATGCGGTACCGGGCGCCTGTGCGTTCACTTCGCCGCGAAGGGGTACGACTGCGTCGGGGTGGATCTGTCGGAAGAAATGCTCGCGAAAGCTCGGGAAAACCTCCCCCCCCATCCCCCTTCCCTAGAAAGGAAGGGGGAGCAGAAACTGGGCTCTGAAGCCCCTCTCCCATTGGGGGAGGGGTTGGGGAGGGGTTCTGCGTCCTTCGTCAACGCAAACCTCGTCGACCTGTCTGTGTTACCCGAGGGGTCGTTCGATTTCGCCGCGTGCCTGTTCAGCACGCTCGGAATGGTGCGCGGACAGGAGAACCGCGCGAAGGTGCTGGCCAATGTGTTCCGACTACTGAAGCCGGGCGGCCGGTTCGTGCTGCACGTCCACAACCGGTTCTTCCGCGGGCTGGGGCTTTCTCGGGTGGGCGGGCAGTTCTTCCGCACGCTGTTCGAGCGATCCTCCGCCGGTGACATCACCATGTCTCAAGCCTACGGCGGCGCGCCACTCACGCTTCATCACTTCATGAAACGCGAGGCGGTCACGATGTTATGGGAGGCGGGGTTTCGGACGCTCGACGGCCTCCCGCTCGCGGCCGAAGGCACCCGGGCCGGCTGGCCCCGGGCACTTCGCGCTTACGGTTGGTTGTTGCTTTCCGAACGGCCGGAGAATTGA
- a CDS encoding elongation factor G — protein MAKNTGVDLTRVRNLGVIAHIDAGKTTTTEHLLYYAGAKHKLGGVDEGTTDTDYDPEEQARGITIYSACVPFEWAGHTINLIDTPGHVDFTAEVERSLRVLDGAVVVFDGQKGVEAQSETVWRQANRYGVPRMVFVNKMDVVGANFARTLESVRSRLTPNPEEQGRPVPIIIPIGSGGAADSRTPFGGVIDLIEMKAKFFDAGDFGKTVRIAGIPEENLDEAQTYREQLFDALTAHDDKDLITSVVLDGKEPDPAKVRQLVREQCLARTIYPVLAGSGREHIGIQPLLDAVTLYLPSPLDRPAVVGTDPKGKKEQKRKPDPKEPFCGLVFKASWHPNGNRFFIRVYSGVMKPNMRAYNPGKDTKENVAKLFHVHADPARGLEEVENGPAGDIVCVVGLKDTVTGDTLCETAHPILLETITFAEAVVSQSIEPESGADKDKLAHALEVLQLEDPTFKLKVSEGQTVMSGMGTLHLEVKRHRLERDFRLKVRAYPPRVSFREMLKAPRTVDVKVEKLGDKPAFAELKVSFTNFKTDKPVSVFNVVNTDANPVPVAFLAAAEKALFDSLQTGELGYPMMNAQARLLDAKFDPQVSTEDAFVAAAIRAYREATQDNVQLLEPIMKVTVTTPNQFVGSILGDLTRRGGQIDAQEMSPNGDMVELISRVPLRELFTYANEVRSLSQGRAAMGMEPHSYEPAPDSVLRQLMGE, from the coding sequence ATGGCCAAAAATACGGGTGTTGACCTGACCCGCGTGCGGAACCTCGGGGTCATCGCGCACATCGACGCGGGCAAGACCACGACCACCGAGCACCTGCTGTACTACGCCGGCGCCAAGCACAAGCTCGGCGGCGTCGACGAGGGCACGACCGACACCGACTACGACCCCGAAGAACAGGCCCGCGGGATCACGATCTACTCCGCGTGCGTGCCGTTCGAGTGGGCCGGGCACACCATCAACCTGATCGACACCCCGGGGCACGTCGACTTCACCGCGGAGGTCGAGCGCTCGCTCCGCGTGCTCGACGGCGCGGTGGTCGTGTTCGACGGGCAGAAGGGCGTGGAGGCCCAGTCCGAAACGGTGTGGCGCCAGGCGAACCGGTACGGTGTCCCGCGCATGGTGTTCGTCAACAAGATGGACGTCGTGGGCGCGAACTTCGCGCGCACGCTCGAATCGGTGCGCTCGCGTCTCACGCCGAACCCGGAAGAGCAGGGGCGCCCGGTCCCGATCATCATCCCCATCGGTTCGGGCGGCGCGGCCGACAGCCGCACGCCGTTCGGCGGGGTGATCGACCTCATTGAGATGAAGGCCAAGTTCTTCGACGCGGGCGATTTCGGGAAGACCGTGCGCATCGCGGGTATTCCGGAAGAGAACCTGGACGAAGCCCAAACCTACCGCGAACAGCTCTTCGACGCGCTCACCGCGCACGACGACAAGGATCTCATCACCTCGGTCGTGCTCGACGGCAAGGAGCCGGACCCGGCGAAGGTGCGGCAACTGGTGCGCGAACAGTGCCTCGCGCGCACGATCTACCCCGTGCTCGCCGGGAGCGGGCGCGAACACATCGGCATTCAGCCGCTCCTCGACGCGGTCACGCTCTATCTGCCCAGCCCGCTCGACCGCCCGGCCGTGGTCGGCACCGACCCGAAGGGCAAGAAGGAGCAGAAGCGGAAGCCCGACCCGAAGGAGCCGTTCTGCGGGTTGGTGTTCAAGGCGTCCTGGCACCCGAACGGGAACCGGTTCTTCATCCGCGTGTACTCCGGCGTGATGAAGCCGAACATGCGGGCGTATAACCCGGGCAAGGACACCAAGGAGAACGTCGCGAAGTTGTTCCACGTCCACGCGGACCCGGCCCGCGGGCTGGAAGAGGTCGAGAACGGTCCGGCGGGCGACATCGTTTGCGTCGTCGGGCTGAAGGACACCGTCACGGGCGACACGCTTTGCGAGACCGCGCACCCGATCCTGCTCGAAACGATCACGTTCGCGGAAGCTGTCGTGAGCCAGTCGATCGAGCCGGAGAGCGGCGCGGACAAGGACAAACTCGCGCACGCGCTCGAGGTGCTGCAACTCGAAGACCCGACGTTCAAGCTGAAGGTGAGCGAGGGGCAGACGGTGATGAGCGGCATGGGCACGCTCCACCTCGAGGTGAAGCGCCACCGGCTCGAACGCGACTTCCGGCTCAAGGTGCGGGCGTACCCGCCGCGTGTGAGCTTCCGCGAGATGCTAAAAGCTCCACGGACGGTCGACGTGAAGGTCGAGAAGCTCGGCGACAAGCCCGCGTTCGCGGAGCTGAAGGTGTCGTTCACCAACTTCAAGACCGACAAGCCGGTCTCCGTGTTCAACGTGGTGAACACGGACGCGAACCCGGTCCCGGTGGCGTTCCTCGCGGCGGCGGAGAAGGCGCTCTTCGACTCGCTCCAGACGGGCGAACTCGGGTACCCAATGATGAACGCCCAGGCGCGCCTGTTGGACGCGAAGTTCGACCCGCAGGTGTCCACCGAAGACGCCTTCGTCGCGGCGGCGATCCGGGCGTACCGCGAGGCGACGCAGGACAACGTGCAGTTGCTCGAACCGATCATGAAGGTAACGGTAACGACACCGAATCAGTTCGTCGGGTCGATCCTCGGTGATCTCACGCGCCGGGGTGGGCAGATCGACGCCCAGGAGATGAGTCCCAACGGCGACATGGTGGAACTCATCTCCCGCGTTCCGCTGCGGGAACTGTTCACCTACGCGAACGAAGTGCGCAGTTTGAGCCAGGGCCGTGCGGCGATGGGCATGGAGCCGCACAGCTACGAACCGGCCCCGGATTCGGTGCTCCGCCAATTGATGGGTGAGTAA
- the rpsG gene encoding 30S ribosomal protein S7: MGSKTRTASYDKLAPDTRYGSLLLSKFINCLMHDGKKSVATRVVYDALDQIKKRMPDVDPIQVFTEALGNVKPSLEVRSRRVGGANYQVPMQVKPKRAESLAIRWILAAIRAKAGRPTHLRLAEELMAAFQRQGEAMSKREQTIKMAEANKAFSHFAW; this comes from the coding sequence ATGGGCTCCAAAACACGCACGGCCAGCTACGACAAACTCGCCCCGGACACCCGCTACGGGTCGCTCCTGTTGAGCAAGTTCATCAACTGCCTGATGCACGACGGCAAGAAGTCCGTCGCGACGCGGGTGGTGTACGACGCGCTCGACCAGATCAAGAAGCGCATGCCGGACGTCGACCCGATCCAGGTCTTCACCGAGGCCCTGGGGAACGTCAAGCCGTCGCTCGAAGTGCGCTCGCGGCGCGTCGGCGGGGCCAACTACCAGGTGCCGATGCAGGTGAAGCCGAAGCGGGCCGAGAGCCTCGCGATCCGGTGGATCCTGGCGGCGATCCGCGCGAAAGCGGGCCGCCCGACGCACCTGCGACTCGCCGAAGAGCTGATGGCCGCCTTCCAGCGCCAGGGCGAAGCGATGAGCAAGCGCGAACAGACCATCAAGATGGCCGAAGCGAACAAGGCGTTCAGCCACTTCGCTTGGTGA
- the rpsL gene encoding 30S ribosomal protein S12: MPTINQLIKSPRQPQRSKPKHPAMQGCPQKRGVCTVVKTMTPKKPNSALRKVARVRLSNGIEVTAYIPGEGHNLQEHSIVLVRGGRVRDLPGVRYHIVRGVLDSQGVQDRKQARSKYGTKKEGK; encoded by the coding sequence ATGCCGACGATTAACCAACTGATCAAAAGCCCGCGTCAACCGCAGCGCTCCAAGCCCAAGCACCCGGCCATGCAGGGGTGCCCGCAGAAGCGCGGCGTGTGTACGGTCGTCAAGACGATGACCCCGAAGAAGCCGAACTCGGCGCTCCGGAAGGTGGCCCGTGTCCGGCTCTCGAACGGCATCGAAGTGACCGCGTACATCCCCGGTGAGGGGCACAACCTGCAAGAGCACTCGATCGTGCTCGTCCGCGGCGGTCGCGTCCGCGACTTGCCGGGCGTCCGGTACCACATCGTCCGCGGCGTGCTCGACTCGCAGGGCGTGCAGGACCGGAAGCAGGCCCGCTCGAAGTACGGTACGAAGAAGGAAGGCAAGTAA